One Prionailurus bengalensis isolate Pbe53 chromosome D3, Fcat_Pben_1.1_paternal_pri, whole genome shotgun sequence genomic region harbors:
- the LIPG gene encoding endothelial lipase isoform X2, with product MRNSVPLLCLWSVHCCFAAGSPTPPGPEGRLQDELRTPRNVQIVAKPLVRFNLRTSGDSEHEGCYLSLGHNQSLEDCGFNMTAKTFFIIHGWTMSGMFENWLYKLVSALQMREKEANVVVVDWLPLAHQLYTDAVNNTRVVGHSVARMLDWLQEKDDFSLGNVHLIGYSLGAHVAGYAGNFVKGTVGRITGLDPAGPLFEGVDIHRRLSPDDADFVDVLHTYTRSFGLSIGIQMPVGHIDIYPNGGDFQPGCGLNDVLGSIAYGTITEVVKCEHERAVHLFVDSLVNQDKPSFAFQCTDSNRFKKGICLSCRKNRCNSIGYNAKKTRIYHYQMKIHIFSYKNMGDIEPNFYVTLYGTNADSQILPLEIVEQIGLNATNTFLVYTEEDLGDLLKIKLTWEGAAQSWYNLWKELRSYLSQPRSSERQLNIRRIRVKSGETQRRLTFCVEDLDNTSISPGQELWFHKCRDGWRMKNETSPTVELS from the exons ATGCGAAACTCCGTTCCTCTGCTCTGCCTCTGGAGCGTCCATTGTTGCTTTGCGGCGGGAAGCCCCACACCCCCCGGTCCGGAGGGACGGCTGCAAG ATGAGCTCCGTACGCCCAGGAATGTACAGATTGTTGCCAAACCTCTCGTGAGATTTAACCTCCGCACCTCTGGGGACTCAGAACACGAAGGATGCTACCTCTCCCTCGGCCACAACCAGTCCTTGGAAGACTGTGGCTTCAACATGACAGCCAAAACCTTTTTCATCATTCACGGATGGACG ATGAGTGGCATGTTTGAAAATTGGCTATACAAGCTTGTGTCCGCCCTgcagatgagagagaaagaagccaatgtTGTGGTGGTTGACTGGCTTCCCCTGGCCCACCAGCTCTACACAGACGCGGTCAATAACACGAGGGTGGTGGGACACAGTGTTGCAAGGATGCTCGATTGGCTGCAG GAGAAGGATGATTTTTCTCTTGGGAATGTTCACTTGATCGGCTACAGCCTCGGAGCCCACGTGGCAGGGTATGCTGGCAACTTCGTGAAAGGCACGGTGGGCAGAATCACAG GTTTGGATCCTGCCGGGCCGCTGTTTGAAGGGGTGGACATCCACAGGAGGCTGTCCCCCGACGACGCGGACTTTGTGGATGTCCTCCACACCTACACACGTTCCTTCGGCTTGAGCATCGGAATTCAGATGCCCGTGGGCCACATCGACATCTACCCCAACGGGGGTGATTTCCAGCCGGGCTGTGGACTCAATGATGTCTTGGGGTCAATTGCGTATGGAA caatcACGGAAGTGGTGAAATGTGAGCACGAGCGGGCCGTACACCTCTTTGTTGACTCCCTGGTGAATCAGGACAAGCCGAGTTTTGCGTTCCAGTGCACGGACTCAAATCGCTTCAAAAAGGGGATCTGTCTCAGCTGCCGCAAGAACCGTTGTAACAGCATTGGCTACAATGCCAAGAAAACCAGGA TTTACCATTATCAGATGAAAATCCACATCTTCAGCTACAAGAATATGGGAGACATCGAACCCAACTTTTATGTCACCCTTTATGGCACCAACGCAGACTCCCAGATCCTGCCTTTGGAAAT AGTGGAGCAGATCGGGCTGAATGCCACCAACACCTTCCTGGTCTACACCGAGGAGGACCTTGGAGACCTCTTGAAGATCAAACTCACCTGGGAGGGGGCAGCTCAGTCCTGGTACAACCTGTGGAAGGAGCTTCGCAGCTACCTGTCCCAGCCCCGCAGCTCTGAGCGGCAGCTGAACATCAGGCGCATCCGGGTCAAGTCTGGGGAGACCCAGCGGAG GTTGACCTTTTGTGTGGAAGACCTTGACAACACCAGCATATCCCCCGGCCAAGAGCTCTGGTTTCACAAGTGTCGGGATGGCtggagaatgaaaaatgaaaccag CCCAACTGTGGAGCTTTCCTGA
- the LIPG gene encoding endothelial lipase isoform X1: MRNSVPLLCLWSVHCCFAAGSPTPPGPEGRLQDELRTPRNVQIVAKPLVRFNLRTSGDSEHEGCYLSLGHNQSLEDCGFNMTAKTFFIIHGWTMSGMFENWLYKLVSALQMREKEANVVVVDWLPLAHQLYTDAVNNTRVVGHSVARMLDWLQEKDDFSLGNVHLIGYSLGAHVAGYAGNFVKGTVGRITGLDPAGPLFEGVDIHRRLSPDDADFVDVLHTYTRSFGLSIGIQMPVGHIDIYPNGGDFQPGCGLNDVLGSIAYGTITEVVKCEHERAVHLFVDSLVNQDKPSFAFQCTDSNRFKKGICLSCRKNRCNSIGYNAKKTRSKRNSKMYLKTRAGMPFRVYHYQMKIHIFSYKNMGDIEPNFYVTLYGTNADSQILPLEIVEQIGLNATNTFLVYTEEDLGDLLKIKLTWEGAAQSWYNLWKELRSYLSQPRSSERQLNIRRIRVKSGETQRRLTFCVEDLDNTSISPGQELWFHKCRDGWRMKNETSPTVELS, encoded by the exons ATGCGAAACTCCGTTCCTCTGCTCTGCCTCTGGAGCGTCCATTGTTGCTTTGCGGCGGGAAGCCCCACACCCCCCGGTCCGGAGGGACGGCTGCAAG ATGAGCTCCGTACGCCCAGGAATGTACAGATTGTTGCCAAACCTCTCGTGAGATTTAACCTCCGCACCTCTGGGGACTCAGAACACGAAGGATGCTACCTCTCCCTCGGCCACAACCAGTCCTTGGAAGACTGTGGCTTCAACATGACAGCCAAAACCTTTTTCATCATTCACGGATGGACG ATGAGTGGCATGTTTGAAAATTGGCTATACAAGCTTGTGTCCGCCCTgcagatgagagagaaagaagccaatgtTGTGGTGGTTGACTGGCTTCCCCTGGCCCACCAGCTCTACACAGACGCGGTCAATAACACGAGGGTGGTGGGACACAGTGTTGCAAGGATGCTCGATTGGCTGCAG GAGAAGGATGATTTTTCTCTTGGGAATGTTCACTTGATCGGCTACAGCCTCGGAGCCCACGTGGCAGGGTATGCTGGCAACTTCGTGAAAGGCACGGTGGGCAGAATCACAG GTTTGGATCCTGCCGGGCCGCTGTTTGAAGGGGTGGACATCCACAGGAGGCTGTCCCCCGACGACGCGGACTTTGTGGATGTCCTCCACACCTACACACGTTCCTTCGGCTTGAGCATCGGAATTCAGATGCCCGTGGGCCACATCGACATCTACCCCAACGGGGGTGATTTCCAGCCGGGCTGTGGACTCAATGATGTCTTGGGGTCAATTGCGTATGGAA caatcACGGAAGTGGTGAAATGTGAGCACGAGCGGGCCGTACACCTCTTTGTTGACTCCCTGGTGAATCAGGACAAGCCGAGTTTTGCGTTCCAGTGCACGGACTCAAATCGCTTCAAAAAGGGGATCTGTCTCAGCTGCCGCAAGAACCGTTGTAACAGCATTGGCTACAATGCCAAGAAAACCAGGAGTAAGAGGAACAGCAAAATGTACCTCAAAACCCGGGCAGGCATGCCCTTCAGAG TTTACCATTATCAGATGAAAATCCACATCTTCAGCTACAAGAATATGGGAGACATCGAACCCAACTTTTATGTCACCCTTTATGGCACCAACGCAGACTCCCAGATCCTGCCTTTGGAAAT AGTGGAGCAGATCGGGCTGAATGCCACCAACACCTTCCTGGTCTACACCGAGGAGGACCTTGGAGACCTCTTGAAGATCAAACTCACCTGGGAGGGGGCAGCTCAGTCCTGGTACAACCTGTGGAAGGAGCTTCGCAGCTACCTGTCCCAGCCCCGCAGCTCTGAGCGGCAGCTGAACATCAGGCGCATCCGGGTCAAGTCTGGGGAGACCCAGCGGAG GTTGACCTTTTGTGTGGAAGACCTTGACAACACCAGCATATCCCCCGGCCAAGAGCTCTGGTTTCACAAGTGTCGGGATGGCtggagaatgaaaaatgaaaccag CCCAACTGTGGAGCTTTCCTGA